One segment of Nocardiopsis changdeensis DNA contains the following:
- a CDS encoding GNAT family N-acetyltransferase, protein MRPAHPGERPALAAAAARAGSAYTPDGELVLVAVDDHEQVVGWLSGTLAGAYPGPGAPCPPPHGYVQAVVVAPGARRRGYGHTLLAMFVSRARQAGVQWLFAAPDEGPGVEARAAWLASAGWEPVDDPGEAWPVMGRWTTPRPCGRHAV, encoded by the coding sequence GTGCGCCCCGCACACCCCGGGGAGCGGCCCGCCCTGGCGGCCGCCGCGGCCCGCGCCGGGTCCGCCTACACCCCGGACGGCGAGCTGGTCCTGGTCGCCGTCGACGACCACGAACAGGTGGTGGGGTGGCTGTCGGGGACGCTGGCCGGCGCCTACCCCGGGCCCGGGGCTCCGTGCCCGCCGCCGCACGGCTACGTCCAGGCCGTCGTCGTCGCCCCCGGTGCCCGCCGTCGGGGGTACGGGCACACGCTGCTGGCCATGTTCGTTTCCAGGGCCCGCCAGGCTGGAGTGCAGTGGCTGTTCGCCGCACCGGACGAGGGCCCCGGTGTCGAGGCGCGGGCCGCGTGGTTGGCGTCGGCCGGATGGGAGCCGGTGGACGACCCCGGCGAGGCGTGGCCGGTGATGGGCCGGTGGACCACGCCCAGGCCGTGCGGCAGGCACGCGGTATGA